DNA from Sporocytophaga myxococcoides DSM 11118:
TCAAGCGAAATATCCTAACAATATTGTGAAAGAAAGAGATTTAGCTAAAGAAGCTTTTCCGCATTTGGACGGATTGCAAATTGGTTCATGGTTTACTTCTGCTGAAAATCGCACGCCCGAACAAGCAAAAGCAATAAAAATTTCAGATGAAGCGATTGAAGAAATGCAGGAAGCGGACATTTATGTCTTTGGTGCACCGTTCTATAATTTCGCTATTCCGTCCACACTGAAGGCTTATTTAGACCACATCGCAAGACCTGGAATTACTTTCCGCTACAAAGAAGACGGGACGCCTGAAGGTTTTTTGAAAAACAAAAAAGCATATATCGCAATCGCTTCTAGCGGTGTTTATTCCGAAGGAAATTTCCAGTCGTTTGATTTCGTAAGTCCGTATCTGAAATTTATACTCGGATTTCTTGGTATTACTGATATTACTACATTTCGTATAGAAGGACAGAGAATTGCAGGCCTACAGGAAACTGCGCTACAAAAAGGTCTTGAAAGTGTTGTGATAGATTAGTATTTAGGATCGATGCTTGTTTTTCTTAGCGATTGGCTTGCAAACAATGAGTATCGTACGAAAGTTTCCTATAACTAATTTATAAATACCAGATGCTTTTATTTTTCATTTATTATATCCCAATTACCAATTTCTATCTTACCTTCAAATTGTTTAATAGACTTTATATTCGTCAACAGTTTTGAATTAACCAAAGAATAGCATTTATTGATGCCATCGCATAAAACGATGGCATCAATCCTAAAAAGCCTTCTTCCACTGAGTTCATTTCCTATACCGCAACCCTTAGTTGAAAACTTACTCTTATTCGTGAGCTTATGGTAAATAACATAAGCCAGGGCCGGCTGGGCCTTTTATCAAGTCCACTTTGCAAATTTACTTTCAAGGTCAGCCAGCCATTTAACCCTTTTCTCCTGACTTACTGATTTTACGGAAGCAAAGCTAATCCAATTGACGTTTTTGTATCCCATAGTTTTAAATACACTCCTAAGCATTGCTTTTTTGATTAAATTTCCAATGAAGAGTGAATACATTATTTTGGGTTTATTCATAGTGGTAATAATTGTAACGCTTTTTAAATTCTTTAAGAGTGGAACTAATCCGAAACCTCTTGGATGGTGGTCATATACAACTCCAGGACATAGAACTCTATCTATAAATCCCTTGGTCATTGCTGGCATTAAATCCCACCAAATTGGGAAAATAAAAATCAGGTGGTCTGCTTTTTCCAGGCGTTTATTATAGTCTATTACTAATGGATCAATTGGCTGGTGTTCGACAAAAGCTTTTAAGTCCGCCTTTGACATTACGGGGTTAAAACCATCATTATCAAGATGTATAAGGTCAACCTCGTGCTTTCCTTTTTTTATTCCATTGGTTACTGCTTCCAAAATGGCATTGCAGTAACTCTTTTCGTAAGGATGATTAAAAACTATCGCTGTTCTCATTTTT
Protein-coding regions in this window:
- a CDS encoding FMN-dependent NADH-azoreductase, with amino-acid sequence MLKKILHIITSPQGEASISRQLGNTIIEKIQAKYPNNIVKERDLAKEAFPHLDGLQIGSWFTSAENRTPEQAKAIKISDEAIEEMQEADIYVFGAPFYNFAIPSTLKAYLDHIARPGITFRYKEDGTPEGFLKNKKAYIAIASSGVYSEGNFQSFDFVSPYLKFILGFLGITDITTFRIEGQRIAGLQETALQKGLESVVID
- a CDS encoding NAD(P)H-dependent oxidoreductase, with product MRTAIVFNHPYEKSYCNAILEAVTNGIKKGKHEVDLIHLDNDGFNPVMSKADLKAFVEHQPIDPLVIDYNKRLEKADHLIFIFPIWWDLMPAMTKGFIDRVLCPGVVYDHHPRGFGLVPLLKNLKSVTIITTMNKPKIMYSLFIGNLIKKAMLRSVFKTMGYKNVNWISFASVKSVSQEKRVKWLADLESKFAKWT